The proteins below come from a single Balaenoptera musculus isolate JJ_BM4_2016_0621 chromosome 1, mBalMus1.pri.v3, whole genome shotgun sequence genomic window:
- the ELK4 gene encoding ETS domain-containing protein Elk-4 isoform X2 → MDSAITLWQFLLQLLKEPQNDHMICWTSNNGEFKLLQAEEVARLWGIRKNKPNMNYDKLSRALRYYYVKNIIKKVNGQKFVYKFVSYPEILNMDPMTVGRAEGDCEALSFSDLSSNSSKDVENGGKEKPPQPGAKTSSRNDYIHSGLYSSFTLNSLNSSNRKLFKSIKVENPAEKLAEKKSPQEPTPSVIKFVTTPAKKPPVEPLAAAISTGPSISPSSEETMQALENLASPRLPSLEAPTSASSVTAAFTTTPPISSVSPLQEPSRTPSPPLSSNPDMDTDMESVASQPMELPEDLSLEPKDQDLALPEKDKTNNSSRSKKPKGLELAPTLVITGSDPSPLGILSPSLPTASLTPALFSQTPILLTPSPLLSSIHFWSTLSPVAPLSPARLQGANTLFQFPSVLNSHGPFTLSGLDGPSTPGPFSPDLQKT, encoded by the exons ATGGACAGTGCTATCACCCTGTGGCAGTTCCTCCTTCAGCTCCTAAAGGAGCCTCAGAACGATCACATGATCTGCTGGACCTCTAATAATGGAGAGTTCAAGCTTTTGCAGGCAGAAGAGGTGGCTCGTCTCTGGGGGATTCGAAAGAACAAGCCTAATATGAATTACGACAAACTCAGCCGAGCCCTCAGATACTATTATGTGAAG aatatcattaaaaaagtGAATGGTCAGAAGTTTGTGTACAAGTTTGTCTCGTACCCAGAGATTTTGAACATGGATCCGATGAcagtgggcagggctgagggagACTGTGAAGCTTTAAGCTTCAGTGACCTCAGCAGCAACAGTTCCAAAGATGTGGAGAATGGCgggaaagagaagccaccacagccTGGTGCCAAGACCTCTAGCCGCAATGACTACATACACTCTGGCTTATATTCTTCATTTACTCTCAACTCTTTGAACTCCTCCAACAGGAAGCTTTTCAAATCTATAAAGGTTGAGAATCCAGCTGAGAAATTGGCAGAGAAAAAATCTCCTCAGGAGCCAACACCATCTGTTATCAAATTTGTAACCACACCTGCCAAAAAGCCACCAGTTGAACCTCTTGCTGCTGCCATTTCAACTGGGCCAAGTATTTCTCCATCTTCAGAAGAAACTATGCAAGCGTTGGAGAATTTGGCTTCCCCCAGACTGCCTTCTCTGGAAGCACCAACTTCTGCATCTAGTGTAACTGCCGCTTTTACCACCACACCACCTATTTCGTCCGTGTCCCCTCTGCAGGAGCCTTCTAGAACACCTTCACCACCGCTGAGTTCCAACCCAGATATGGACACAGACATGGAATCAGTGGCTTCTCAGCCAATGGAACTTCCAGAGGACTTGTCCCTGGAGCCTAAAGACCAGGATTTGGCTTTGCCAGAAAAGGACAAAACAAATAATTCATCAAGGTCCAAGAAACCCAAGGGGTTAGAACTGGCACCAACCCTGGTGATCACGGGCAGTGATCCAAGCCCACTGGGAATATTAAGCCCATCTCTCCCTACAGCTTCTCTTACGCCAGCACTTTTTTCACAG ACGCCCATCTTACTGACTCCGAGCCCCTTGCTCTCCAGTATCCACTTTTGGAGTACTCTCAGCCCTGTTGCTCCCCTAAGTCCAGCCAGGCTACAAGGTGCTAACACACTTTTCCAG tttccttctgtgCTGAACAGTCATGGGCCGTTCACTCTGTCTGGCCTGGATGGACCTTCCACCCCTGGCCCATTTTCCCCAGATCTACAGAAAACATAA
- the ELK4 gene encoding ETS domain-containing protein Elk-4 isoform X1 — translation MDSAITLWQFLLQLLKEPQNDHMICWTSNNGEFKLLQAEEVARLWGIRKNKPNMNYDKLSRALRYYYVKVIHIHLKTRIDPSLLVRLENIIKKVNGQKFVYKFVSYPEILNMDPMTVGRAEGDCEALSFSDLSSNSSKDVENGGKEKPPQPGAKTSSRNDYIHSGLYSSFTLNSLNSSNRKLFKSIKVENPAEKLAEKKSPQEPTPSVIKFVTTPAKKPPVEPLAAAISTGPSISPSSEETMQALENLASPRLPSLEAPTSASSVTAAFTTTPPISSVSPLQEPSRTPSPPLSSNPDMDTDMESVASQPMELPEDLSLEPKDQDLALPEKDKTNNSSRSKKPKGLELAPTLVITGSDPSPLGILSPSLPTASLTPALFSQTPILLTPSPLLSSIHFWSTLSPVAPLSPARLQGANTLFQFPSVLNSHGPFTLSGLDGPSTPGPFSPDLQKT, via the exons ATGGACAGTGCTATCACCCTGTGGCAGTTCCTCCTTCAGCTCCTAAAGGAGCCTCAGAACGATCACATGATCTGCTGGACCTCTAATAATGGAGAGTTCAAGCTTTTGCAGGCAGAAGAGGTGGCTCGTCTCTGGGGGATTCGAAAGAACAAGCCTAATATGAATTACGACAAACTCAGCCGAGCCCTCAGATACTATTATGTGAAGGTAATACACATCCACCTCAAAACAAGAATTGATCCTTCTCTTCTGGTGAGGTTAGAG aatatcattaaaaaagtGAATGGTCAGAAGTTTGTGTACAAGTTTGTCTCGTACCCAGAGATTTTGAACATGGATCCGATGAcagtgggcagggctgagggagACTGTGAAGCTTTAAGCTTCAGTGACCTCAGCAGCAACAGTTCCAAAGATGTGGAGAATGGCgggaaagagaagccaccacagccTGGTGCCAAGACCTCTAGCCGCAATGACTACATACACTCTGGCTTATATTCTTCATTTACTCTCAACTCTTTGAACTCCTCCAACAGGAAGCTTTTCAAATCTATAAAGGTTGAGAATCCAGCTGAGAAATTGGCAGAGAAAAAATCTCCTCAGGAGCCAACACCATCTGTTATCAAATTTGTAACCACACCTGCCAAAAAGCCACCAGTTGAACCTCTTGCTGCTGCCATTTCAACTGGGCCAAGTATTTCTCCATCTTCAGAAGAAACTATGCAAGCGTTGGAGAATTTGGCTTCCCCCAGACTGCCTTCTCTGGAAGCACCAACTTCTGCATCTAGTGTAACTGCCGCTTTTACCACCACACCACCTATTTCGTCCGTGTCCCCTCTGCAGGAGCCTTCTAGAACACCTTCACCACCGCTGAGTTCCAACCCAGATATGGACACAGACATGGAATCAGTGGCTTCTCAGCCAATGGAACTTCCAGAGGACTTGTCCCTGGAGCCTAAAGACCAGGATTTGGCTTTGCCAGAAAAGGACAAAACAAATAATTCATCAAGGTCCAAGAAACCCAAGGGGTTAGAACTGGCACCAACCCTGGTGATCACGGGCAGTGATCCAAGCCCACTGGGAATATTAAGCCCATCTCTCCCTACAGCTTCTCTTACGCCAGCACTTTTTTCACAG ACGCCCATCTTACTGACTCCGAGCCCCTTGCTCTCCAGTATCCACTTTTGGAGTACTCTCAGCCCTGTTGCTCCCCTAAGTCCAGCCAGGCTACAAGGTGCTAACACACTTTTCCAG tttccttctgtgCTGAACAGTCATGGGCCGTTCACTCTGTCTGGCCTGGATGGACCTTCCACCCCTGGCCCATTTTCCCCAGATCTACAGAAAACATAA